The following are encoded together in the Coregonus clupeaformis isolate EN_2021a chromosome 24, ASM2061545v1, whole genome shotgun sequence genome:
- the LOC121537265 gene encoding E3 SUMO-protein ligase ZBED1-like: protein MEWKIYDKNPAIVTDNARNMIVAGAEAQFSPHITCFAHTLNLASQKGLGVDRASRLLGKVRKIVGYFHRSPIACHALQEKQTLMDLPKHKLIQDIITRWNSSFEMLERFLEQQPAIMATLMSKDLRKGVTDVGTLSENDIANMDDIVQLMGPVKMATTVMCEEDQPTLSVIAPLQAKLLKHLQPCEDDSTLVAEIKRVMASDLSTRYRGTQDALNIASALDPRFKELPYLEKEDREQVYTKLVFEAEVSHQMQAMGNQEEDEGSSSTKLSGFNEETTAPNESPPCKKKALDALFGDSFTQRERKSTRDSQSRGVKMIAAASQEVRRMVSGSDGVVASGFTFLDPGSWVKTMGKEGTGMQLLVQGRTLGKDSPHSDVRGIDLHYELTGWVRMD, encoded by the exons ATGGAGTGGAAAATCTACGACAAGAACCCTGCCATCGTCACAGATAACGCCAGGAATATGATTGTGGCCGGTGCAGAAGCCCAGTTCAGTCCACACATTACCTGCTTCGCACATACACTCAACCTTGCCTCGCAGAAGGGTTTGGGGGTGGACCGTGCTTCCAGGTTGTTGGGGAAAGTGCGaaaaattgttggatattttcaccGCAGCCCGATTGCATGTCACGCCCTACAGGAAAAACAAACTCTGATGGATTTACCAAAACATAAACTGATCCAAGACATAATCACCAGATGGAATAGTTCATTCGAAATGCTTGAACGTTTTTTGGAACAACAGCCAGCTATAATGGCAACTCTGATGTCCAAGGATCTACGAAAGGGGGTCACAGATGTAGGCACGCTGAGTGAGAATGATATTGCCAACATGGATGACATTGTTCAGTTGATGGGTCCTGTCAAAATGGCAACCACTGTGATGTGTGAAGAAGACCAGCCAACTCTCTCTGTAATTGCTCCTCTTCAAGCAAAACTGCTGAAACACCTACAGCCATGCGAAGACGACTCAACCCTGGTTGCAGAGATTAAGAGGGTGATGGCCAGTGACCTCTCCACACGCTACAGAGGCACCCAAGATGCTCTCAACATAG CATCAGCGTTGGACCCGCGATTTAAAGAACTGCCCTAcctggaaaaagaggacagagaacaggtctACACAAAACTGGTTTTTGAGGCAGAAGTGTCCCACCAG ATGCAAGCAATGGGAAATCAGGAGGAAGACGAGGGAAGCTCAAGCACAAAGCTGTCAGGATTCAATGAAGAGACCACAG CTCCAAATGAGTCACCTCCTTGTAAGAAGAAAGCCTTAGATGCGCTGTTTGGCGATTCCTTCACCcaaagagaaagaaaatccacGCGAGACAGCCAGAGCAGAGGTGTTAAG ATGATAGCAGCCGCTAGCCAGGAAGTAAGGAGGATGGTCTCGGGGTCCGATGGTGTAGTAGCATCAGGCTTCACATTCTTGGACCCCGGGAG CTGGGTTAAGACGATGGGAAAGGAAGGCACAGGGATGCAGCTTCTGGTCCAGGGCAGAACGCTGGGAAAGGACAGCCCCCACTCCGACGTCCGAGGCATCGACCTCCACTACGAACTGACAGGATGGGTCCGGATGGATTAG